The sequence ATTGTCGAGTGCATTGCTGGAGCAATCATTATTGGTGTATGGGCAAAGGCAGTTGTTACTACTGTAGTGACGGGGGTATCGTCAATTCCGCAGGCTATTTTTGAAATAGTGTTGGCTGTTGCGGGACATACCAAAACTAAATCTGCCTTGTTCTCGTGCTCTCCAGCAAGCTCAACATGCTCAACAAAACCCGTGATCTCCGTGATAACCTTGTTGCCTGTGGCAAACTCCATGGCATAAGGATGAATTATCTTCTGAGCATTTTCACTCATAACCGCATGAACCTCGGCACCGTGTCTTATGAGCTCTCTCGCAAGCTTGACACACTCCACAGCCGCTATGCTTCCCGGTATGGCGAGTACTATCTTCTTTCCAACAAGTTTCCGGCTCTTTGTTGCATATATAAGCTTTACATGATGAAGCATTTTACCCACCGAGAAAGTTTGGAAGGGAGAATATTTAAGGTTGCTGTTTTAGAGAATCTTTTTAAACTCCCTCTGCAGGAGAAAAGCATGCTTTTCTTCTATGGCTCTTTCATCAACTACAAGGATAAGAACCGAGTTTTTAAGGAGAATTTGATCTTTCAAATTAACGAGGAATCTAAAAACAGGCTCAAACCCGTTCTCCAGGATAAGGTATTCAATTCCATCAATAATCAAAGCATCTTCACTTGTAACCCTAGTCACCGCCCAGTGAAGAATCTTTTCAAGGTGAGTTGGGCTGACTGCATTCTCTTTTCTCACTTTGCTCAACCACACAAAGGGGAGCTCATACTTCTCGAA comes from Thermococcus litoralis DSM 5473 and encodes:
- a CDS encoding DUF835 domain-containing protein, encoding MTNINFAMLFVANDLIGEGTYTALFYIPFAFGILKNFLEIFVSRDKQKVSDKQLPSGAYIYPSLDVDYLLTEVLRDRKPVAVVRNPHLFEKYELPFVWLSKVRKENAVSPTHLEKILHWAVTRVTSEDALIIDGIEYLILENGFEPVFRFLVNLKDQILLKNSVLILVVDERAIEEKHAFLLQREFKKIL